Proteins from one Phyllobacterium zundukense genomic window:
- a CDS encoding Fur family transcriptional regulator: protein MIATQELTKNQSLVFNALARADGPLSAYTILDQLRNDGFRAPLQVYRALDKLLDYGMVHRLESINAFVACAHPHTHSHGHGMIAFAICEKCGQVSEFSDDVITGRVREWTNSNGFKQSKTTIEIRGVCANCGTA from the coding sequence ATGATCGCTACGCAAGAGCTGACAAAAAACCAATCGCTGGTTTTCAATGCGTTGGCTCGGGCCGATGGGCCGCTCAGCGCCTATACGATCCTCGACCAGCTGCGAAATGACGGCTTCCGCGCGCCGCTGCAGGTCTATCGCGCCCTCGACAAGCTGCTCGACTACGGCATGGTTCACCGACTCGAGAGCATCAACGCTTTCGTTGCCTGCGCGCATCCTCACACCCATAGCCACGGCCACGGAATGATTGCCTTTGCCATTTGCGAGAAATGCGGTCAGGTCTCCGAATTCTCGGATGATGTCATCACTGGCCGGGTCCGCGAATGGACCAACAGCAATGGTTTCAAGCAGTCAAAGACGACGATTGAAATCCGCGGCGTCTGTGCCAATTGTGGCACGGCCTGA
- a CDS encoding TerC family protein — protein sequence MDWTLDWIADPNAWIGLATLVVLEIVLGIDNLVFIAILADNLPPHQRNRARLVGLSLALVMRLLLLASISWVVQLTTPLFSVAGLDFAGRDIILILGGIFLLFKGTMELHERLEGHMSAKESNVAHAVFWQVIAQIVVLDAVFSLDSVITAVGMVKYLEVMMIAVVIAVAVMMLASKPLMTFVNKHPTVVILCLGFLMMIGFSLIVEGFGFHIPKGYLYAAIGFSVLVEAANQIGRHNREKRITTMDLRDRTAGAVLRLLGGGRNGDAPHSDTLDVIAEQSAAGDVFHPEEKEMIRGVLDLVERPVRSIMSPRNEVEWLDLDETNEELLAEIRTLAHSRVVLARGRVDEFVGVALTKDLLFAILDGGKIDWTKVTRQPLIFHENANVLRVMEQLRGSSVQMGVILDEHGSFEGVVTPTDILEAIAGDFPEEGEESPILERSEDGSMVVDAYIDIRRLGGLIDRDLVDEGDRYTTLAGYILWNLGHIPAEGERLTVDDLEYEIVEMDGRNIGKVRISPTQTAAFI from the coding sequence ATGGACTGGACACTGGACTGGATTGCCGACCCCAATGCCTGGATTGGTCTTGCCACGCTTGTCGTGCTGGAGATCGTGCTTGGCATCGACAATCTCGTTTTCATAGCGATCCTCGCCGACAACCTGCCGCCGCATCAGCGCAACCGTGCGCGGCTTGTAGGCTTGTCGCTGGCTCTGGTCATGCGGCTCTTGTTGCTCGCCTCGATTTCGTGGGTTGTCCAGCTGACCACGCCGCTGTTCAGTGTCGCTGGGCTGGATTTTGCCGGACGCGATATCATCCTCATTCTTGGCGGCATCTTCCTTCTGTTCAAGGGGACGATGGAACTGCACGAGCGGCTTGAAGGCCATATGTCGGCCAAGGAAAGCAATGTGGCGCATGCGGTTTTCTGGCAGGTCATTGCCCAGATCGTCGTCCTTGATGCCGTCTTCTCGCTCGATAGTGTCATCACCGCTGTCGGCATGGTGAAATATCTCGAGGTCATGATGATCGCGGTCGTGATCGCGGTTGCCGTGATGATGCTCGCATCGAAACCGCTCATGACGTTCGTCAACAAGCATCCGACCGTCGTCATACTCTGTCTCGGCTTCCTGATGATGATCGGTTTCAGCCTGATAGTCGAAGGCTTCGGCTTCCATATTCCGAAGGGCTACCTCTACGCTGCCATCGGCTTCTCCGTGCTTGTCGAAGCTGCGAACCAGATCGGACGGCACAACCGTGAAAAACGCATCACGACGATGGATCTGCGGGATCGCACGGCAGGCGCGGTCCTGCGGCTGCTCGGCGGCGGCCGTAACGGGGATGCGCCGCATTCCGATACGCTCGACGTAATCGCAGAACAAAGTGCAGCAGGTGATGTTTTCCATCCGGAAGAAAAGGAAATGATCCGCGGCGTACTCGATCTCGTCGAGCGCCCGGTCCGTTCGATCATGTCGCCGCGCAATGAAGTGGAATGGCTCGATCTCGACGAGACCAACGAAGAGCTGCTCGCCGAAATCCGCACCCTCGCCCACAGCCGTGTTGTACTTGCCCGCGGCCGCGTCGATGAATTCGTCGGCGTGGCCCTCACCAAGGATCTGCTTTTCGCCATTCTCGACGGCGGCAAGATCGATTGGACCAAGGTCACGCGCCAGCCGCTTATCTTCCATGAAAACGCCAATGTGCTTCGCGTCATGGAACAGTTGCGCGGTTCATCGGTGCAGATGGGCGTGATCCTTGATGAGCACGGCTCGTTCGAAGGGGTGGTCACACCTACAGATATCCTCGAAGCTATCGCCGGTGACTTCCCCGAAGAAGGCGAGGAGAGCCCGATCCTTGAACGTTCGGAAGACGGTAGCATGGTGGTTGACGCCTATATCGACATCCGCCGTCTTGGCGGGCTGATCGATCGCGATCTGGTCGATGAGGGTGATCGCTATACGACGCTTGCAGGCTATATTCTGTGGAACCTCGGCCATATCCCGGCCGAAGGCGAGAGGCTCACCGTCGACGATCTCGAGTATGAGATCGTCGAAATGGATGGCCGCAATATCGGCAAGGTACGGATTTCTCCGACGCAAACGGCGGCGTTTATTTAG
- a CDS encoding monovalent cation:proton antiporter-2 (CPA2) family protein has translation MAAEISGPDLLSVVVLLGAGVVAVPLFKRLGLGSVLGYLAAGLVIGPFGLKFFSDPQTILHVAELGVVMFLFLIGLEMQPSRLWGLRKSIFGLGALQVGVCALLLTGLGIATGFPLAQSFVAGAGFVLTSTAIVMQLLEERGETATPQGQRMVSILLFEDLTIVPLLALVAFLAPISAESAGGLHWINIGIGIGAIAGLILAGKYLLNPLFGFLAQSRAREVMTAAALLVVLGAALIMQVSGLSMAMGAFLAGVLLSESTFRHQLEADIEPFRGILLGLFFLAVGMSLDLSVVAANWKMVLFYVVAFKLIKGIGIYIAARLLRSSNREALERAAIMAQGGEFAFVLYAAATAVGILDGEANAILTAIIIFSMVLTPLFLIALRYLMPEEKQDLQEVDIAEGLTGNALIIGFGRFGQISCQPLLIRGVDISIIDNDVEMIQAASQFGFKVYYGDGTRLDILHAAGAGRAQAVLICVDKAETILTIANLVKAEFPMVQIYARAFDRGNTIELIKLGVDFQMRETFESALIFGENTLIGLGVDRQEAADITADVRRRDAERLDLQLAGGIRAGADLMRGNAPVPGPLIKPRRTGRALSEETASVLPAAQNADAN, from the coding sequence ATGGCGGCGGAAATCAGCGGACCTGACCTTCTAAGTGTAGTCGTGCTGCTTGGGGCTGGCGTCGTCGCCGTGCCGTTGTTCAAGCGGCTGGGGCTCGGCTCTGTTCTCGGCTACCTCGCCGCCGGTCTGGTAATCGGCCCCTTCGGCCTCAAGTTCTTCTCCGACCCGCAGACGATCCTGCATGTCGCGGAACTCGGTGTCGTCATGTTTCTATTTCTCATCGGCCTCGAAATGCAGCCATCCCGGTTGTGGGGATTGCGCAAAAGCATTTTCGGCCTTGGAGCGCTGCAGGTCGGCGTTTGCGCACTGCTTCTGACTGGCCTCGGCATTGCCACGGGCTTTCCGCTTGCCCAGTCATTCGTCGCTGGTGCTGGTTTCGTCCTGACCTCCACGGCGATCGTCATGCAATTGCTGGAGGAGCGCGGCGAAACCGCCACACCGCAGGGCCAGCGCATGGTTTCGATCCTGCTGTTTGAAGACCTCACCATCGTTCCGCTCTTGGCGTTGGTAGCGTTCCTCGCGCCAATAAGCGCCGAGTCGGCTGGAGGGTTGCACTGGATCAACATTGGTATAGGCATTGGCGCGATTGCTGGCCTCATTCTCGCCGGCAAATACCTGCTCAATCCGCTATTCGGGTTCCTCGCGCAATCGCGTGCCCGTGAAGTCATGACTGCAGCTGCGCTGCTGGTCGTCCTCGGCGCTGCCCTGATCATGCAGGTCAGCGGCCTTTCCATGGCCATGGGCGCATTTCTCGCTGGCGTGCTTCTGTCCGAATCGACCTTCCGGCATCAACTCGAAGCGGACATCGAACCTTTCCGTGGCATTCTGCTTGGATTGTTCTTTCTGGCCGTCGGCATGTCGCTTGATCTGAGCGTCGTCGCAGCGAACTGGAAGATGGTGCTGTTTTACGTTGTCGCATTCAAGCTCATCAAGGGCATCGGGATATACATAGCGGCACGGCTGCTCAGATCGTCTAACCGGGAAGCGCTGGAGCGCGCGGCCATCATGGCGCAAGGCGGCGAATTCGCCTTTGTGCTCTACGCGGCGGCCACTGCAGTCGGCATACTCGATGGGGAAGCCAACGCCATCCTGACGGCGATCATCATTTTCTCGATGGTGCTGACACCACTTTTCCTCATCGCCTTGCGATATCTCATGCCCGAGGAAAAACAGGATCTTCAGGAAGTCGACATTGCGGAGGGCTTGACCGGAAATGCCCTCATCATCGGCTTTGGCCGGTTCGGTCAGATTTCCTGCCAGCCTCTGCTGATACGCGGCGTCGACATCTCCATCATCGATAATGACGTGGAGATGATCCAGGCTGCATCACAGTTCGGGTTCAAGGTCTATTATGGTGATGGCACGCGGCTCGATATCCTCCACGCGGCAGGTGCCGGGCGGGCGCAGGCGGTACTCATCTGCGTCGACAAGGCCGAAACAATCCTGACAATAGCCAACCTGGTCAAGGCGGAGTTTCCGATGGTCCAGATCTATGCACGGGCCTTCGATCGCGGCAATACAATCGAACTCATCAAACTGGGCGTGGATTTCCAGATGCGCGAGACGTTCGAATCCGCATTGATCTTCGGCGAAAATACTTTGATCGGCTTGGGTGTGGATCGGCAGGAAGCCGCCGATATTACTGCAGATGTACGCCGGCGCGACGCCGAGCGCCTCGATCTGCAGCTTGCCGGTGGCATTCGCGCCGGCGCCGATTTGATGAGGGGCAACGCGCCGGTTCCAGGTCCGCTGATCAAGCCGCGCCGGACCGGCCGCGCGCTCAGCGAGGAAACTGCGAGTGTGCTGCCCGCCGCCCAAAATGCCGACGCCAACTAA
- a CDS encoding HlyD family secretion protein has translation MSASNAKNEAEIRQFPAPAPASKPETPAKPDAPVTEAPQPEVAAQAPEKPKRSAKRFVLPTLVVAAIGAGGWYGYEYWTTGRFMVSTDDAYIQGDITAIAPKVTGYIDRIDVVANQRVKAGDPLVTLDNGDYTIAEEQAEAQIATEKLSLDRINAQIVAAKASLQQAQAGKLNAQAVLTNAQAGSVRAKQLHATSFASQSQLDDATAALDQARANIASADAQIAAADANVGVLEAQYKEAEGSIRSLELAKDKAARDLGFTVIRAPVDGVIGNLAAKTGDLVSPGQRLAALVPVNALYIDANYKETQLRDIVVGQKVQVTVDALSGDTFEGTVASIAPASGAVFSLLPPENATGNFTKVVQRVPVRIALPADALASGKLQAGLSVVVDVDTRTTPKQ, from the coding sequence ATGTCCGCGTCGAACGCCAAGAATGAAGCTGAAATCCGTCAGTTTCCAGCCCCGGCTCCTGCTTCAAAACCAGAAACACCAGCAAAGCCAGATGCTCCTGTAACAGAAGCACCGCAGCCCGAAGTTGCCGCGCAAGCGCCTGAAAAGCCCAAGCGTTCGGCCAAGCGCTTCGTATTGCCCACACTGGTTGTCGCAGCGATTGGCGCGGGTGGCTGGTATGGTTATGAATACTGGACCACTGGCCGCTTCATGGTTTCGACCGATGACGCATATATCCAGGGTGACATCACGGCGATTGCTCCGAAAGTCACCGGCTATATTGACAGGATCGATGTTGTTGCCAATCAGCGCGTGAAAGCTGGCGATCCGCTGGTTACGCTGGATAATGGCGACTATACGATCGCCGAAGAGCAGGCTGAGGCCCAGATCGCGACGGAAAAGCTCTCACTCGATCGCATCAATGCGCAGATCGTTGCCGCCAAAGCTTCGCTGCAGCAGGCGCAGGCCGGCAAGCTCAACGCGCAAGCCGTATTGACCAATGCGCAGGCAGGGTCTGTGCGCGCCAAACAACTCCATGCAACAAGCTTCGCGTCGCAGTCGCAACTTGATGATGCAACAGCGGCTCTTGATCAGGCAAGGGCCAATATAGCCTCTGCCGATGCACAGATCGCTGCCGCTGATGCCAATGTCGGCGTGCTCGAGGCGCAGTACAAGGAAGCCGAAGGTTCCATCCGCTCGCTTGAGCTGGCCAAGGACAAGGCAGCGCGCGATCTCGGCTTCACCGTTATCCGCGCTCCCGTCGATGGGGTTATTGGCAATCTCGCCGCCAAGACAGGCGATCTCGTCAGCCCCGGCCAGCGTCTCGCTGCTCTTGTTCCTGTAAACGCGCTCTATATCGACGCGAATTACAAGGAAACGCAGCTGCGCGACATCGTTGTCGGCCAGAAAGTCCAGGTGACGGTTGATGCCCTGTCCGGTGACACGTTCGAAGGCACTGTCGCTTCCATTGCCCCGGCTTCAGGCGCTGTCTTCTCGCTGCTTCCGCCGGAAAACGCCACGGGTAACTTCACCAAAGTCGTGCAGCGCGTGCCAGTTCGTATTGCCCTGCCCGCCGATGCCCTGGCAAGCGGCAAACTTCAGGCTGGTCTGAGCGTGGTCGTTGATGTGGACACACGGACAACACCCAAGCAGTAA
- the aztC gene encoding zinc ABC transporter substrate-binding protein AztC, whose amino-acid sequence MMKALRLVTGLNVILLLGAGYSPASAEALKVVSSFTVISDFAKNVGGDKISLTTLVGPDGDAHVYEPKPSDAAAVAGADVVLVNGLHFEGFLPRLVEASATKAPIVELTKGVEPIKSAEADHDHGTGEASATEEHGAYDPHAFQSIRNAKIYVQNIVDAFCTADATNCDSYKTNAAAYTKKLDATEAEVKAAIASIPESKRLIITSHDAFGYFQHEYGLKFLAPEGISTDSEASAADIVALIKQVKEDKASAIFVENITNPRLIEQIASETKLKVGGTLYSDALSKPDEGAATYIDMMHHNIATFRKAILGS is encoded by the coding sequence ATGATGAAGGCTCTCAGACTTGTCACTGGATTGAATGTTATACTATTACTTGGCGCCGGTTATTCCCCGGCTTCGGCGGAAGCTTTGAAGGTTGTCTCCAGTTTCACGGTGATATCCGACTTCGCCAAAAATGTTGGCGGCGACAAGATTTCACTGACGACGCTGGTAGGACCGGACGGCGACGCCCACGTCTATGAACCGAAGCCGTCCGACGCCGCAGCGGTGGCCGGGGCAGATGTGGTTCTGGTCAATGGCTTGCACTTCGAGGGGTTCCTGCCGCGCCTCGTGGAGGCGAGCGCCACAAAGGCGCCTATCGTCGAACTGACCAAGGGCGTCGAGCCAATCAAGAGCGCCGAAGCGGACCATGATCACGGGACCGGCGAGGCTTCGGCAACCGAGGAGCACGGCGCATACGACCCGCATGCCTTTCAGTCGATCCGCAATGCCAAGATCTATGTCCAGAATATCGTTGACGCCTTCTGCACAGCGGACGCAACCAACTGCGACAGCTACAAGACCAATGCAGCGGCTTATACAAAGAAGCTCGACGCCACGGAGGCGGAAGTAAAGGCGGCTATTGCCTCGATCCCGGAGTCAAAGCGTTTGATCATCACGTCGCATGACGCATTCGGCTACTTCCAGCATGAATATGGTCTGAAATTCCTGGCCCCCGAGGGGATATCGACTGACTCGGAAGCATCGGCTGCAGATATCGTTGCACTGATCAAACAGGTGAAGGAAGACAAGGCATCGGCAATCTTCGTCGAGAACATCACCAATCCGCGTCTGATCGAGCAAATTGCCAGCGAAACCAAGCTGAAGGTGGGAGGCACGCTTTATTCGGATGCACTTTCCAAGCCCGACGAAGGTGCAGCAACCTATATCGACATGATGCACCACAATATCGCGACGTTCAGAAAGGCCATCCTCGGGAGTTGA
- the aztA gene encoding zinc ABC transporter ATP-binding protein AztA — protein sequence MTEHCLTFHDLTLGYHRHPAVHHLSGGVRRGSLTAVVGSNGSGKSTLMKGIVGVLKPMSGSCVVEKNARIAYLPQQSELDRSFPARVIDLVSLGLWPKRGLLGRFTAEDREHVSKALMSVGLAGFEKRPVDTLSGGQLQRALFARVLVQDADLILLDEPFNAIDAKTVSDLIDLIKRWHGENRTIMVVVHDLDLVREHFPETLLLARKPIAWGASRETLRADNLLQARQFHEAWEEGAPWCEDDAAHGHVHDHAQPHVHHHHHADDHHNEPQTSLKRARLDHV from the coding sequence ATGACTGAACACTGCCTGACCTTTCACGATCTGACGCTTGGCTATCACAGGCATCCGGCTGTACATCACTTGAGCGGCGGCGTTCGACGTGGCTCGCTGACGGCCGTCGTCGGCTCCAACGGATCGGGCAAGTCGACGCTGATGAAGGGAATTGTCGGCGTTCTCAAACCGATGTCCGGTTCATGCGTTGTCGAAAAAAATGCACGGATCGCCTACCTGCCGCAACAATCCGAACTCGACCGGTCTTTCCCGGCGCGCGTGATCGACCTTGTCTCGCTTGGCCTGTGGCCGAAGCGTGGTCTCCTTGGCAGATTTACAGCGGAAGACCGCGAGCATGTCTCGAAAGCACTGATGAGTGTTGGACTGGCAGGCTTCGAAAAGCGCCCGGTTGACACGCTGTCCGGCGGGCAATTGCAGCGTGCTTTGTTTGCGCGTGTGCTGGTACAGGACGCGGATCTCATTCTGCTTGATGAACCGTTCAATGCGATCGATGCCAAGACCGTCAGCGACCTGATCGATCTGATCAAGCGCTGGCACGGCGAGAACCGTACGATCATGGTCGTTGTGCACGATCTCGATCTTGTCCGCGAGCATTTCCCGGAAACGCTGCTTCTGGCGCGCAAGCCGATCGCCTGGGGTGCGTCACGCGAGACGCTCCGCGCCGACAATTTATTGCAGGCGAGACAATTTCACGAGGCTTGGGAAGAGGGAGCGCCCTGGTGCGAGGATGATGCCGCCCATGGCCATGTGCACGATCACGCTCAACCGCATGTTCATCATCATCACCACGCCGACGATCATCACAATGAGCCCCAAACTTCACTGAAGAGGGCGCGGCTTGATCATGTATGA
- the aztB gene encoding zinc ABC transporter permease AztB: MYEYLIAPFVDYSFMQRALVGSLALSLGSCPVGVFLMLRRMSLTGDAMAHAILPGAAVGFLLYGLQIVPMTVGGLVAGVIVALGAGAVSRFTIQKEDASMAAFYLISLALGVLIVSLRGSNVDLMHVLFGTVLALNNEALSLIGMISAISVVTLAIFWRGLVAECLDPLFLRSVSRIGTPVHFIFLALVVINLVGGFQALGTLLAVGLMMLPAAAARFWTSRVGPMCALAIVIGCVSCVGGLLISYHYSVPSGPAIILSAGAIYLGSILLGTRGIVNSRLRPYRHRTA, translated from the coding sequence ATGTATGAGTATCTCATCGCGCCCTTCGTCGACTACAGCTTCATGCAACGAGCGCTTGTAGGCTCGTTGGCGCTATCGCTCGGTTCCTGCCCGGTTGGCGTTTTCCTGATGCTGCGGCGCATGAGTTTGACCGGCGACGCCATGGCGCATGCGATCCTGCCGGGTGCCGCGGTGGGTTTTTTGCTTTACGGGCTGCAGATCGTGCCGATGACCGTTGGCGGACTGGTTGCCGGTGTCATCGTCGCACTTGGCGCGGGTGCGGTATCGCGCTTCACGATCCAGAAGGAAGATGCCTCCATGGCGGCTTTCTATCTCATTTCCCTGGCGCTCGGCGTCCTGATCGTGTCGCTGCGCGGATCGAATGTCGATCTGATGCACGTGCTGTTCGGAACGGTTCTCGCGCTCAACAATGAGGCGTTGAGCCTGATCGGCATGATCTCGGCGATCAGTGTTGTTACCCTCGCGATTTTCTGGCGGGGGCTTGTTGCCGAATGTCTCGACCCGCTGTTCCTCCGTTCGGTCAGCCGGATCGGCACGCCTGTTCACTTCATCTTTCTGGCGCTGGTGGTGATCAATCTCGTCGGCGGGTTCCAGGCTCTCGGCACATTGCTTGCCGTCGGGCTGATGATGCTCCCTGCGGCAGCAGCGCGCTTCTGGACGTCGCGGGTCGGGCCGATGTGCGCGCTGGCCATCGTCATCGGCTGCGTATCCTGCGTGGGCGGACTGCTGATCTCCTACCACTATTCCGTGCCTTCCGGGCCGGCAATCATCCTGTCGGCCGGGGCAATCTATCTCGGATCGATCCTCCTCGGGACACGCGGCATCGTCAACAGCCGGCTGCGACCCTATCGCCACAGAACAGCTTAG
- a CDS encoding DUF924 family protein, with product MTENDQTSITGIVNFWREAGEDKWYVKDDEFDSICRQRFLDDHYAAARREYEGWVETAEGALALMILLDQFPRNFFRNTGHMYATDSLARLYAGRALEKGHDLSFEPKLRAFFYLPFMHSENVDDQRRSVELCREGAPDNLEYADHHYDIIRRFGRFPHRNAILGRTTTEEEQAFLDGGGFSG from the coding sequence ATGACTGAGAACGATCAAACGAGCATTACCGGCATCGTCAATTTCTGGCGTGAGGCCGGTGAAGACAAATGGTACGTCAAAGACGACGAATTCGACTCAATTTGCCGGCAGCGCTTTCTTGATGATCACTATGCCGCGGCCCGCCGCGAATATGAAGGCTGGGTCGAAACAGCTGAAGGTGCATTGGCCCTTATGATCCTGCTCGATCAGTTTCCGCGCAATTTCTTCCGCAATACCGGGCACATGTACGCGACCGACTCCCTCGCCCGGCTTTATGCAGGCAGGGCGCTGGAGAAGGGCCACGATCTGTCATTCGAGCCGAAACTGCGCGCCTTCTTCTACCTGCCATTCATGCATTCGGAGAATGTCGATGACCAGCGCCGTTCGGTAGAGCTATGCCGTGAAGGCGCACCTGACAATCTTGAATATGCCGATCATCACTATGACATCATTCGCCGCTTCGGCCGCTTCCCGCACCGCAACGCCATTCTCGGCCGCACCACCACCGAGGAAGAACAGGCCTTCCTCGATGGCGGCGGATTCTCGGGGTAG
- a CDS encoding TetR/AcrR family transcriptional regulator: MSSTKASHVSSIKAPALEAVTPVDERQGRLAAGQDPAKRQQILEGADRVFSQMGFDAASMNDITREAGVSKGTIYVYFDSKEELFMELCFAYRDKLFSGIYSALEDDHDLRDALIAFGMALSFKVTSDVVIRAQRVVISVAERMPSMSQSFYENGPKRGQALLRAFLDKHVAAGDLDIEDTELATYQLSDLMVTGMLRRRLFGCMDNPPSEEQIRKTVTSGVDMFLKAYRKQ; the protein is encoded by the coding sequence ATGTCATCTACGAAGGCGTCCCACGTGTCATCGATAAAGGCGCCTGCCTTGGAAGCGGTGACACCTGTGGACGAGCGGCAGGGGCGATTGGCAGCTGGTCAGGATCCTGCAAAGCGCCAGCAAATCCTTGAAGGCGCCGACCGCGTTTTCTCGCAGATGGGGTTCGATGCCGCGAGCATGAACGATATAACGCGTGAAGCCGGCGTGTCGAAGGGGACGATCTATGTCTACTTCGACAGCAAGGAAGAACTCTTCATGGAGCTCTGCTTTGCCTATCGCGACAAGCTCTTCAGCGGCATTTATTCTGCCTTGGAAGACGATCATGACTTACGTGACGCGCTCATTGCCTTTGGTATGGCACTGTCATTCAAGGTTACTTCCGATGTTGTCATTCGGGCGCAACGGGTGGTCATCAGCGTTGCCGAGCGCATGCCCTCGATGAGCCAGAGCTTTTATGAGAATGGTCCAAAGCGGGGACAGGCTCTGTTGAGGGCGTTTCTGGACAAACATGTCGCCGCAGGCGATCTCGATATTGAAGACACCGAACTTGCTACCTACCAGCTATCCGACCTGATGGTCACGGGTATGCTGAGGCGCCGGCTGTTTGGATGCATGGATAATCCGCCATCGGAGGAGCAGATACGCAAGACGGTCACGTCCGGCGTCGATATGTTCCTCAAGGCCTATAGGAAACAATAG
- a CDS encoding calcium-binding protein, whose protein sequence is MAINLPNGLLKLLGIAPSTIEISLSNAGNVFNGTNANEHILGNGGGDAINAGGGSDIVEGGTGGDKLVGGDGNDYVEGGSGGDAMNGGAGSDTLGYSQSGSSVKVTLNDSGGGTTSGSGSGPGNHAQGDSIGGFENVVGSNFNDTLTGNVHRNVLAGLAGDDKLFGMGGDDILIGGAGADELDGGIGTDTADYSTSASPVHLLLGGVSSGGDAQGDTFISIENFAGTAGADVFDGSASLTGFSADGGGGADSMFGSHYDDKLSIGGAALAAGFAVLQDEGGTLEGGDGDDELTGGANDDVIYDGAGNDSANGGDGNDTFQVGSGDNKLFGGNDDDIFNLNENDLSDDGSLFDGEDGDDSVSVESFETDVEIELAEESESLATAAAFSNQMTLRAGGVTRTYTATGVEKYLLSLGNDRFTGNSRNNIVSGLDGSDVIDGGGGNDVLSGGNGRDFLLCSLAVGSGTDQLAGGLDADVFIFAHVGDSISPKFILDFSVDDGDLIHLDQIDADIATEEREAFQWIGNGAFSKTAGELRFESGTESENFNIIQGDVNGDEVYDFAIRVNKSAGDPNESFFVL, encoded by the coding sequence ATGGCTATCAATCTACCAAACGGCTTGCTGAAACTTCTCGGTATAGCGCCAAGCACAATCGAAATTTCGCTCAGTAACGCGGGCAATGTCTTCAATGGTACGAATGCCAATGAACATATTCTCGGCAATGGCGGCGGCGATGCGATCAATGCCGGCGGCGGCTCGGATATTGTCGAGGGTGGCACGGGCGGTGACAAGCTCGTTGGCGGTGACGGCAATGACTATGTCGAGGGTGGCTCTGGCGGCGACGCGATGAATGGAGGCGCCGGCAGCGACACGCTCGGCTATTCGCAATCGGGTTCAAGCGTGAAGGTGACACTCAACGATAGCGGCGGCGGCACAACCTCCGGCTCTGGCTCCGGCCCGGGCAACCACGCGCAGGGCGATTCCATCGGCGGTTTCGAGAATGTCGTTGGATCGAATTTTAACGACACGCTCACCGGCAACGTTCATAGGAATGTCCTCGCGGGACTTGCCGGCGACGACAAACTATTCGGCATGGGCGGCGATGACATTCTCATCGGCGGTGCCGGCGCGGATGAGCTCGACGGTGGCATCGGCACAGATACGGCCGATTATTCCACCAGCGCCAGTCCGGTACACCTCTTGCTTGGCGGGGTCAGCAGCGGCGGCGATGCACAGGGTGATACTTTCATCTCCATCGAGAATTTCGCTGGTACGGCCGGTGCTGACGTCTTCGACGGTTCGGCCAGTCTTACCGGCTTTTCCGCCGATGGCGGCGGCGGCGCAGACTCGATGTTCGGCAGCCATTACGATGACAAGTTGAGCATCGGCGGCGCAGCGTTGGCGGCCGGATTTGCGGTGCTGCAAGACGAGGGCGGTACGCTCGAGGGCGGCGATGGGGATGACGAACTCACCGGCGGCGCGAACGATGACGTCATCTACGATGGCGCTGGGAACGATTCGGCTAACGGTGGCGATGGAAACGATACCTTCCAAGTCGGCTCCGGCGACAATAAACTGTTCGGGGGCAATGATGACGATATTTTCAACTTGAACGAAAATGACCTCAGCGATGATGGTTCTCTGTTTGACGGCGAGGACGGTGATGACAGCGTGAGCGTCGAGAGCTTCGAAACCGATGTAGAGATCGAACTTGCGGAGGAATCAGAATCGCTCGCGACCGCTGCTGCGTTCTCAAACCAAATGACGTTGAGGGCAGGCGGTGTGACACGGACCTACACCGCCACCGGTGTAGAAAAATACCTCCTATCTCTCGGCAATGACCGTTTTACTGGCAATTCAAGAAACAACATCGTGTCTGGACTTGACGGCAGCGATGTTATTGATGGCGGTGGTGGCAACGACGTGCTTTCTGGCGGAAACGGGCGTGATTTTCTCTTGTGTTCGCTGGCCGTGGGGAGCGGGACTGATCAACTCGCAGGAGGTCTTGATGCGGATGTCTTCATCTTTGCACACGTTGGCGACTCGATCAGTCCGAAATTCATCCTCGACTTTAGTGTGGATGATGGCGATCTCATCCATCTCGACCAGATTGACGCCGACATCGCGACCGAAGAGCGCGAAGCATTCCAATGGATCGGGAATGGGGCGTTCAGCAAGACAGCCGGTGAACTGCGTTTCGAATCGGGGACAGAATCCGAAAATTTCAATATTATTCAAGGCGATGTCAATGGCGATGAGGTATACGATTTTGCCATACGGGTGAACAAATCAGCTGGTGACCCCAACGAATCATTCTTCGTCCTATAG